A window from Cellulomonas sp. C5510 encodes these proteins:
- a CDS encoding alpha-N-arabinofuranosidase, producing the protein MPTVTLTLDPAFRVGPVRRGTFGAFVEHLGRCVYTGIHDPEHPTADADGFRRDVIELTRELGVSTVRYPGGNFVSGYRWEDGVGPRDQRPRRLDLAWHSTEPNLVGVDEFVRWTAASGTEPMMAVNLGTRGVQEALDLLEYCNVRGGTALSDQRRANGAPDPYGIRMWCLGNEMDGPWQIGHKTAHEYGRLAAETARAMRMVDPDLTLVACGSSGVGMPTFGEWEQIVLSETYEHVDLISAHAYYAEEDGDLGSFLASAMDMDHFIASVAAVADGVRAHKKLDKRIHISFDEWNVWYQKRAESVPPSGDDWPVAPVLLEDKYNVADAVVVGNLLISLLRHTDRVHSASLAQLVNVIAPIMTEPGGRVWRQTTFHPFAQASRYAAGDVLQVAVEAPTYETAKFGDAPLVDAVATRDPETGAVALFAVNRSTTETVTLEVDTRAIPGLRVVEATSLSNPDHTWVATADDDTSVAPRPNGTAVVDGGRLTVQVPPVSWNVVRLA; encoded by the coding sequence ATGCCGACCGTCACCCTCACCCTCGACCCCGCGTTCCGCGTCGGTCCCGTCCGCCGCGGCACGTTCGGCGCCTTCGTGGAGCACCTGGGCCGCTGCGTCTACACCGGCATCCACGACCCGGAGCACCCCACCGCGGACGCCGACGGGTTCCGCCGCGACGTCATCGAGCTCACCCGGGAGCTCGGTGTCTCCACCGTCCGCTACCCCGGCGGCAACTTCGTCTCCGGGTACCGCTGGGAGGACGGTGTCGGCCCGCGCGACCAGCGCCCCCGCCGGCTCGACCTGGCCTGGCACTCCACCGAGCCGAACCTGGTCGGCGTCGACGAGTTCGTGCGCTGGACCGCGGCCTCCGGCACCGAGCCGATGATGGCCGTGAACCTCGGCACCCGCGGCGTCCAGGAGGCCCTCGACCTCCTGGAGTACTGCAACGTCCGCGGGGGCACCGCGCTGTCGGACCAGCGCCGCGCGAACGGCGCGCCCGACCCGTACGGCATCCGCATGTGGTGCCTCGGCAACGAGATGGACGGGCCGTGGCAGATCGGCCACAAGACCGCCCACGAGTACGGTCGGCTCGCCGCCGAGACCGCCCGGGCCATGCGCATGGTCGACCCCGACCTCACCCTCGTGGCCTGCGGGTCCTCCGGCGTCGGGATGCCCACCTTCGGCGAGTGGGAGCAGATCGTGCTGAGCGAGACGTACGAGCACGTCGACCTCATCAGCGCCCACGCCTACTACGCCGAGGAGGACGGCGACCTCGGCTCGTTCCTGGCCTCCGCGATGGACATGGACCACTTCATCGCGTCGGTCGCGGCCGTCGCGGACGGTGTGCGGGCCCACAAGAAGCTGGACAAGCGCATCCACATCTCGTTCGACGAGTGGAACGTCTGGTACCAGAAGCGCGCCGAGTCCGTGCCGCCCTCGGGTGACGACTGGCCGGTCGCACCGGTGCTGCTCGAGGACAAGTACAACGTCGCGGACGCCGTGGTGGTCGGCAACCTGCTGATCTCGCTGCTGCGGCACACCGACCGGGTGCACTCGGCGTCGCTCGCGCAGCTCGTCAACGTCATCGCCCCGATCATGACGGAGCCCGGCGGCCGGGTGTGGCGCCAGACCACGTTCCACCCGTTCGCGCAGGCGTCCCGGTACGCGGCGGGCGACGTGCTCCAGGTGGCCGTCGAGGCCCCGACGTACGAGACCGCGAAGTTCGGGGACGCCCCGCTGGTCGACGCCGTCGCGACGCGGGACCCGGAGACCGGCGCCGTCGCGCTGTTCGCGGTCAACCGCTCGACCACCGAGACGGTCACCCTCGAGGTCGACACCCGCGCGATCCCCGGGCTCCGGGTGGTCGAGGCGACGAGCCTGTCGAACCCGGACCACACGTGGGTGGCGACGGCCGACGACGACACCTCGGTGGCGCCCCGCCCGAACGGCACCGCGGTCGTCGACGGCGGCCGGCTCACCGTCCAGGTGCCGCCGGTGTCGTGGAACGTGGTGCGGCTGGCCTGA
- a CDS encoding LacI family DNA-binding transcriptional regulator, whose product MHDVAAVAGVSIKTVSNVINGYPYIRAETRARVEAAIEQLGYRVNLTARSLRRGRTGMIGLAVPELRLPYFAELADSVIRAADARGVVVLIEQTSGNRERELEVLHGPRRHLTDGLIFSPLALGPEDRDRFAVDVPMVLLGERIFGGPADHVTMDNVEAARAATRHLLGLGRRRIAVLGAHEGEVMGSAALRLRGYRQALAEAGVPYDPALVAEAGMWHRATGAEAMRGVLEAGVAVDAVFGLNDALALGALHELRLHGYAVPGDVAVVGFDDVDDAAYASPGLTSVAPGREQIAQTAVELLLARVAGTAPEAPVQVVADFELVVRESTAGSAALV is encoded by the coding sequence ATGCACGACGTCGCAGCGGTGGCCGGCGTGTCCATCAAGACCGTCTCGAACGTCATCAACGGCTACCCGTACATCCGGGCGGAGACGCGCGCGCGGGTCGAGGCGGCGATCGAGCAGCTCGGCTACCGCGTGAACCTGACGGCGCGGAGCCTGCGGCGGGGACGCACGGGGATGATCGGGCTGGCGGTGCCGGAGCTGCGGCTGCCGTACTTCGCGGAGCTCGCGGACTCCGTGATCCGGGCGGCCGACGCGCGGGGCGTCGTCGTGCTGATCGAGCAGACCAGCGGCAACCGGGAGCGCGAGCTCGAGGTGCTGCACGGCCCGCGGCGGCACCTGACCGACGGGCTGATCTTCTCCCCGCTGGCGCTGGGGCCGGAGGACCGCGACCGGTTCGCGGTGGACGTCCCGATGGTGCTGCTCGGCGAGCGGATCTTCGGAGGGCCGGCCGACCACGTGACGATGGACAACGTGGAGGCGGCTCGCGCGGCCACCCGGCACCTCCTGGGCCTGGGGCGCCGCCGCATCGCGGTCCTCGGCGCGCACGAGGGCGAGGTCATGGGGTCCGCGGCGCTGCGCCTGCGCGGGTACCGGCAGGCGCTGGCGGAGGCGGGCGTGCCGTACGACCCGGCGCTCGTCGCGGAGGCCGGGATGTGGCACCGGGCGACGGGGGCGGAGGCGATGCGCGGCGTGCTCGAGGCGGGGGTGGCCGTCGACGCCGTGTTCGGCCTGAACGACGCCCTGGCGCTGGGGGCGCTGCACGAGCTCCGCCTGCACGGGTACGCGGTGCCGGGCGACGTGGCCGTCGTGGGCTTCGACGACGTGGACGACGCGGCGTACGCGTCGCCGGGGCTGACGTCCGTGGCGCCGGGGCGCGAGCAGATCGCGCAGACCGCCGTGGAGCTGCTGCTGGCGCGCGTCGCGGGCACCGCGCCCGAGGCCCCGGTCCAGGTCGTGGCGGACTTCGAGCTGGTCGTGCGGGAGTCGACGGCGGGTTCCGCCGCGCTCGTCTGA